DNA from Drosophila suzukii chromosome 2R, CBGP_Dsuzu_IsoJpt1.0, whole genome shotgun sequence:
CCTTCTTGTTCAAGTTGATGTGGTACTTCAGCTCGTGGGGCAGCTGATCCCGCTGGGCCAGCATGCCATAGATTTCCAGCGTAATCTACAGGCGAATTTAATGCAATTAGAAGGAGCAAAGATTTAAGGATGTTATCTACAGCTTACCCTAAAATCAGCATACACATTGTTCAGTTGCAGGACATCGGGAAACTTTACAGACAACAGGCCAGGCATCGTGGGTACGGTCTTGGTGGCCAACACGTGCTCGTTGTACTTCAGCAGGCACACAAGATGATGACCATTGATGTTGTTGGAGGCCATTTTACGCACGTACTCCTGGCGCAGGGGAATCGTTATGTCTTTGACCGTCAGCAGGCCCTTTTCCTTTGGTGCACCCACGGGACGGATGCTGTTCTCGACTCTTAAGCGCTGGACCTCATCTAAACAGGCCTGGCGACGATGGGCTGCAAGGATATAATACGTGAGATTAATTTAATAAAGGAACTTTAAACTTGGAAACTAATACGTCAGCTTAATTTGATAAAGGAACTTTAAATTCGATTTGTCTAGCAAATTTAGTTTGGAATTCAAGTAAACTCaactcaaaaacaaaatatttatcaacTTGGAATACTCACTGGCCAGTAGGAGATATCGCTCTCCCTCCACGGACTCTGTGGAGCCAGAAAACTCGACTGTTGCCGCACACAGATTTAGGGCCTGGCTGGCCTGACCAATCACCTGTTGCTGCTTGCACACCTCGCTTAACAGCTTCTTGATTTTGTCCTGCGCCTGTGAGGCCTCGTTTATTTCCCGCGCGTTTTGCATCTCGTCATCGTCCTCATCGGTTTGATCATCTGTGGCTGCTGCGATCTGTCCCTGCTGGGGAGAGTCGTACTCCAGTCTGTGCTTGGCATGGCAATCGCCTGCTAAGGCTGATCGCATCACCTGCTGCTCGCGACATATCTTGCGTACCGGTGTGGAATTGGAGCTCTACAGGCAAACACATTTTGTAAGAGTTTTGTTAGACCTAATAGATAGTTATAACTTACATTGGCGCTCTGCTGGCGGCGATAGAAGCTGACCGTGTGCACCAGGGTGACCAGGTTGTCGTTGTCTTGGTTCACGCTCAACTCAGACTTGACAGGCTGGGCACCACTAAGCATCGGCGTTTGCATGTCCATCATTTCATGATGCTCTTCGATAGGCGTGCAAGTGGTAGATGGATTCTTTCGGAAGGAAAAGCTGTTCGAGGCCGTGGTTCCTTTGCTCTGCAAATGTAGTTGAAGAAGAAAAATGACAATTAGATTACAATTCAAACTAGGTAATATAATTATAGAAAACTAGTATTTGAGATTACTAACGCCCAAGGACAGCCGACTGGCATTGTGCTCGTCCCCGCTGTCACTCTGATCATCCTGAGTGCTGCCGTAGTCTTCGGCCAGCGCCTCATCCAGATAGTCGTTCATTCCGGAAGAGACCTGCGACGAGTTCAGAGAGCTATCGTCGTAGTACATGTCCTGGTCCGCATAGCGCACAGTCTGAAAGGTGTAATATGGGATTAATGGAGACCGCCCGCTGGGTTGTCAGTTTTCTACCTGTACTCACCTTCTTGCTTGGCTGCTGTTGCATCTCCGCCTCGTTGCGCTGCACAGCGCTCATTATCTCGCGGCCCAGGCTGCCGTTGCACATGCCGGCGCTGCTGTCCTCAGTCTGCGACTGGTCCTCCGACTCATCCATGCAACTGCACGAATCAAAGATAAGCGGTTAGTTAAGAAAGCGATTTTATTGTTGGTCTTGTCTAGGGGATGGGGTTTAAAGCTATGCGTCTTAGGTCTATCAGTCTTGGGGTGCTACTCGATGCAAAGCAGGAAAAGCAAGCAGGAGTAGCATTTGTCTGCGCACCTTTCGGATTCGTCATCATCCAGCTGATGGCTGTCGTCCGTGGCGGAGGCTGTTTCGGTGGCACAGCAATTGTCACCGCTGGAATCAAGGTCGGACAGGGCGGGATACAGGCGATCGGAATGCGATTTGCGGGCCCGCTTCGAGTCCTCGTCAGTGATTGGCGCATCACCAGCTGAAATTGCGGAAATATCAGCTAGAAGCCCCTGGAATGCTGTGTTTTAGTGATTTCTTACGTGATCGCCTCTTACTGCTGGCCAATGCGGGTGAGAGACCAGCGATGGGCGGCGGTGGAGGAGGCGGCATGGGCCGCACTACTTTGCTGGGAGCTGGCGCCGGAGCTCGAGGTGGATCAGGCGCAGGAGGTCGAGTTGGAGCAGGCGCGGAAGTGACCGATGGTTGAATGTCAAAGAGCTCCTTTTGTTTGTTAAAGCGATTGGATATAATCTGCATGTCCTCCTGCCGTTGACGGTCAATGTCCTTGATGCGGGTTTCCGCACTTGATTGAGCATTCGCGACCAACGCGGCCACCTTGTCTCGCAGCTTGTTCTCCGGCTTTGGCTTGGTCGTTGCAACTACAGTAGTAGCAGCTGCTGCCGTCACCGGATGCACTGCCAACAAATGCTCTGTTAATTAGGGAAAATTAGTATCAAATCTATGATAGTATACTTAAGGGCTGTTGAACTCACGTTTTACCTCCTCCGCCCGGATTTGGCTTATACTGGGAGCAGAACCTATCGGTGCCATGGGCAACATGGCCTTGTTGTTGCCCGACTCGAAGAGTTTCATCCGCTCCCTTAGCGACAGCTCGCAAGGATCCTTCTGATTGCGTAGATTTCCCTGCGTCTGGCCAGCGGCTCCTTTGTTCTCGAAGATGGCGGCACGTCCGGAAACTAAGCCGGACTTAACACTTACTGCAGGCGCTGGTGCTGATGGCTTAGGCGCCTGAGCAGAAGTGGCAAAATTCTTGGCCACCTGGCTGACCGTCGTCGATTTCTCCGGCACTGGCGGCTTGGCAGCTGGTGCCGTCTCTTCCTGCTTGCTAACTGGCGCTGCCTCTCCCTGTTTGGCATAATCATAGGTGTGTTTAATGGTCGACGATTCGCGGCGCTGAAAACCTTGGGCCTCCAGCGAGCTCAGTACCTTGGGATCCCACTTTAGCTGCTTGGTCCTGGCGGCCTCGTCGACTTCGTCTCTCTTGGGTGGCTGTGGAGCCGGTGGCTTCTCCGGCCGCCGGCTGGACAAATGGGGTTTTGGTGGCGGAGCTTCAAGAGGTCTGTGCACTTCGTGGTGCGACGTGTCATCTTCCCACTGGTTGATGGTGTCCGCCAAAGCGGCCAGTTTGCCCAATCGCTGCTTAGGCTGCCTGCTGCTGCGATTCCCGCTCTCCTCTTCCTCACCCGTTGTCACATGGAACTGGGCCTCGGTCCGGTGAATGGGCGAGGATAGGTCGTCCGTGTTGGAGTACAGGGCGCCCATGCGCTGCAGCCTGCTGCGGGAGGTGTCCCTAAGCCTGGCCAGCGGCTGATTTACTGGCTCTGCCTCCAGCAGTGGATTGCGTGCTCcagcctcctcctcctcctcggagTCGGTCACCTCCTGCTCCTGGATCTCAACTTGCACCTGGAGGAGACCAGCACAGATGAGCAAAGGAGATGAAAACTATGGAATGGCGGGAACTTACCCCAATTGGCTTGTCAGTGGTTATGTTTATCTCTATGCCCATGTCCAGGTTCTCCTTGTTGACCGCCGTGTAGTGCCGCAGCGGCTTGGCCGGCGACGCCTCCAGCGTGGCCTTGCCCAGCACCACGACCTTGCCGCCGCCGCTGGCCGTGCTCTGGACTCCTGGCGAGCGGCTCCTCGGTGCCAGGACTCCTGCATCCCCGCCAGAAGAggaggaggtggtggtggAGCTGGGAACGCTGCACTCGGAGAGGGGAAACTTACTGGCGTTGCTGATGCCGAGGGCGCGACTGCGCTGTTCCGCCTTCTCAAGCATGTGCTGCATTCCGaagggaaaatggaaaatagcAATGAAAAGTTGTGGATGCAACTACCAATACCAGTGCACGCATCCCAGAACAAAGGGGTTCATTGTGTGCAATGAGTGTGAAATTCCCTCGTACCTGAGTAAACGgatccattgttgttgttgctgcagctgctgcaaATGCAAATGCGAATTGTAATTGCGCGCACTGGAATACTGAATTTACTGTACTGCTCGCCGCACTCCACGCTGCCGATTTCCGACGGTTGtttgctatttatttttacttgCGGGTTGCGCGTCCGTTTGCATTCGAAATTATGCGCGTCGCTTCTGCTCTTTTCGGCGGTTGGTTTTTCAGATGTGTTGAATAATTTCAAAACGACGCGCAAATGCCGTAGGACCCTCAACTGACCACGGCGAAATACCACATTTGGTGAGTAATTGCGAGTGGTGAGTTTGCCACTGGGCTGCCACACTCTCCATTTTCGGCAGGCTGGCAGCACCGGCTCGTCGATTTATTTAAGGTCGGT
Protein-coding regions in this window:
- the scra gene encoding anillin isoform X1, with amino-acid sequence MDPFTQHMLEKAEQRSRALGISNASKFPLSECSVPSSTTTSSSSGGDAGVLAPRSRSPGVQSTASGGGKVVVLGKATLEASPAKPLRHYTAVNKENLDMGIEINITTDKPIGVQVEIQEQEVTDSEEEEEAGARNPLLEAEPVNQPLARLRDTSRSRLQRMGALYSNTDDLSSPIHRTEAQFHVTTGEEEESGNRSSRQPKQRLGKLAALADTINQWEDDTSHHEVHRPLEAPPPKPHLSSRRPEKPPAPQPPKRDEVDEAARTKQLKWDPKVLSSLEAQGFQRRESSTIKHTYDYAKQGEAAPVSKQEETAPAAKPPVPEKSTTVSQVAKNFATSAQAPKPSAPAPAVSVKSGLVSGRAAIFENKGAAGQTQGNLRNQKDPCELSLRERMKLFESGNNKAMLPMAPIGSAPSISQIRAEEVKQHLLAVHPVTAAAATTVVATTKPKPENKLRDKVAALVANAQSSAETRIKDIDRQRQEDMQIISNRFNKQKELFDIQPSVTSAPAPTRPPAPDPPRAPAPAPSKVVRPMPPPPPPPIAGLSPALASSKRRSPGDAPITDEDSKRARKSHSDRLYPALSDLDSSGDNCCATETASATDDSHQLDDDESESCMDESEDQSQTEDSSAGMCNGSLGREIMSAVQRNEAEMQQQPSKKTVRYADQDMYYDDSSLNSSQVSSGMNDYLDEALAEDYGSTQDDQSDSGDEHNASRLSLGSKGTTASNSFSFRKNPSTTCTPIEEHHEMMDMQTPMLSGAQPVKSELSVNQDNDNLVTLVHTVSFYRRQQSANSSNSTPVRKICREQQVMRSALAGDCHAKHRLEYDSPQQGQIAAATDDQTDEDDDEMQNAREINEASQAQDKIKKLLSEVCKQQQVIGQASQALNLCAATVEFSGSTESVEGERYLLLATHRRQACLDEVQRLRVENSIRPVGAPKEKGLLTVKDITIPLRQEYVRKMASNNINGHHLVCLLKYNEHVLATKTVPTMPGLLSVKFPDVLQLNNVYADFRITLEIYGMLAQRDQLPHELKYHINLNKKGGVKTPKKKGGENRLVMPPVQSPAGPHVVRTPQLVQYGFAIFSLREIQRTTWTLTQVLGVSPLEGMVHMKVNCELSVSVEYKGFLTMFEDISGFGAWHRRWCYLNGSVINFWKYPDDEKRKTPMGSIDLSACSSQKVTTAPRDICARLNTMLLECERPALETDQESLIIVPNGATTTVRHLLSADTKEEREEWCAYLNKALTLLRAWGTTH
- the scra gene encoding anillin isoform X2, which codes for MDPFTQHMLEKAEQRSRALGISNASKFPLSECSVPSSTTTSSSSGGDAGVLAPRSRSPGVQSTASGGGKVVVLGKATLEASPAKPLRHYTAVNKENLDMGIEINITTDKPIGVQVEIQEQEVTDSEEEEEAGARNPLLEAEPVNQPLARLRDTSRSRLQRMGALYSNTDDLSSPIHRTEAQFHVTTGEEEESGNRSSRQPKQRLGKLAALADTINQWEDDTSHHEVHRPLEAPPPKPHLSSRRPEKPPAPQPPKRDEVDEAARTKQLKWDPKGEAAPVSKQEETAPAAKPPVPEKSTTVSQVAKNFATSAQAPKPSAPAPAVSVKSGLVSGRAAIFENKGAAGQTQGNLRNQKDPCELSLRERMKLFESGNNKAMLPMAPIGSAPSISQIRAEEVKQHLLAVHPVTAAAATTVVATTKPKPENKLRDKVAALVANAQSSAETRIKDIDRQRQEDMQIISNRFNKQKELFDIQPSVTSAPAPTRPPAPDPPRAPAPAPSKVVRPMPPPPPPPIAGLSPALASSKRRSPGDAPITDEDSKRARKSHSDRLYPALSDLDSSGDNCCATETASATDDSHQLDDDESESCMDESEDQSQTEDSSAGMCNGSLGREIMSAVQRNEAEMQQQPSKKTVRYADQDMYYDDSSLNSSQVSSGMNDYLDEALAEDYGSTQDDQSDSGDEHNASRLSLGSKGTTASNSFSFRKNPSTTCTPIEEHHEMMDMQTPMLSGAQPVKSELSVNQDNDNLVTLVHTVSFYRRQQSANSSNSTPVRKICREQQVMRSALAGDCHAKHRLEYDSPQQGQIAAATDDQTDEDDDEMQNAREINEASQAQDKIKKLLSEVCKQQQVIGQASQALNLCAATVEFSGSTESVEGERYLLLATHRRQACLDEVQRLRVENSIRPVGAPKEKGLLTVKDITIPLRQEYVRKMASNNINGHHLVCLLKYNEHVLATKTVPTMPGLLSVKFPDVLQLNNVYADFRITLEIYGMLAQRDQLPHELKYHINLNKKGGVKTPKKKGGENRLVMPPVQSPAGPHVVRTPQLVQYGFAIFSLREIQRTTWTLTQVLGVSPLEGMVHMKVNCELSVSVEYKGFLTMFEDISGFGAWHRRWCYLNGSVINFWKYPDDEKRKTPMGSIDLSACSSQKVTTAPRDICARLNTMLLECERPALETDQESLIIVPNGATTTVRHLLSADTKEEREEWCAYLNKALTLLRAWGTTH